The window GACTTCGACATCATCTTGGTGTACGACGTGAGCCGCTGGGGCCGCTTCCAGGATGCCGACGAGAGCGCCTACTACGAATATATCTGCCGCCGAGCTGGCATCCAGGTGGCCTATTGCGCAGAGCAGTTCGAGAACGACGGCTCGCCCGTCTCGACCATCGTCAAGGGCGTCAAGCGTGCAATGGCCGGCGAGTACAGCCGGGAGCTTTCGGCGAAGGTCTTCGCCGGCCAGTGTCGGCTGATCGAGCTGGGCTATCGGCAGGGAGGTCCAGCAGGCTACGGTCTGCGTCGAACACTCGTCGACGTCAAAGGCGAAGTCAAGGCGGAGCTTTCGCGAGGCGAGCACAAGAGTCTGCAGACCGACCGAGTCATCCTGCGGCCCGGTCCTGACGAGGAGGTCACCATCGTCAACCAGATCTATCGGTGGTTCATCGACGATGGCATGTACGAATCGGAGATTGCCGGTCGCCTCAATGGCATGCGCGTCCGCACCGACCTAGACCGCGAGTGGACGCGCGCAACCGTCCGCGAAGTGCTCACCAATGAGAAGTACGTCGGGCACAACGTCTACAACCGGGTCTCCTTCAAGCTGAAGAAGCTGCGGGTGGTGAATCCGCCGGAGATGTGGATTCGAAGGGATGCCGCTTTCCCGGGGGTGGTTCCGCCGGACGTGTTCTATACCGCCCAAGGGATCATCCGAGCGCGAGCGCACCGATACACCAACGAGGAACTCATCGAACGACTCCGTGGCCTGTATCGCAACCGCGGCTTTCTCTCCGGTGTCGTGATCAACGAGACGGAGGACATGCCGTGCGCTGCCGTCTATGCCCACCGGTTCGGAAGCCTGGTGCGGGCGTATCAACTCGTCGGGTTTACGCCGGACCGGGACTACCGCTACGTCGAGATCAATCGCGCCCTGCGCCGCATGCACCCCGACGTGTTGCGGCAGATCGAGGGGCAGATCGCAGGCCTTGGCGGCATCGTTCAGCGCGATGCCGCCACGGACGTCCTCATCGTCAACGGCGAGTTCACGGTCTCGATCGTGCTGGCGCGTTGCCATGAGGCCGCCGGAATGCCGAACCGCTGGAAGATCCGGCTCGACTCCAGCCTGGCGCCAGACATCTCTGTCGCGGCCCGGCTGGAAAGCGGCAACCAGGCGGTGCGGGACTACTACCTCCTGCCAAAGGTCGACATCGGCAGCTCAAACATCAGTCTGGCCGAGAGGAATGCGGCCGAGTTCGAGAGCTACCGCTTCGAGACGCTGGACTACCTGTACGGCATGGCGGCCCGGTCCCGCGTGAGGTTGGCAGCGTGAGCGATTCGCTGCCCCGGGAGATTCGCCAGATTCCGCTGGATCGCATCGACGTCTTGAATCCCCGCGAGCGCAACGCCAAGGCGTTTGCCGACATCGTCGCCAACATCAAGGCGATCGGCCTGAAGAAGCCGATCGTGGTGACACCGCGACCGTCTGACGATGGTTCCGATCGGTATCTTCTGGTCTGCGGCGAAGGCCGCATGAAGGCGTTCAACGCGCTCGGCCAGGCCACGATTCCCGCCCTTGTGGTCGAGGTTGACGATGAGGATGCCTTCATCATGAGTCTGACCGAGAACGTTGCTCGGCGGCAATGGAGGCCGTTGGAACTGCTTGCAGGCATCGAGCAGTTGCTGGCGCGCGGCTACAACCCTCGACAGATCAGCGTCAAGACGGGCCTGACCTTCAGCTACGTGCAGGGAATCGTCAGTCTGATCAAAGGTGGCGAGCAACGCCTGCTCGTCGCTGTCGAAAAGGGCGACGTGCCGCTCAACGCGGCCCTCGCAATCGTCGGCGCCGGTGATGACGACAAGGCTGTTCAGGCTGCGCTGCAGGAAGCCTATGAGGCCGGCACACTCCGCGGACGGAAGCTGATCGATACACGGCGCGTGCTTGAGCGGCGATCCAAGCTGGGCCGATCCATCGCTCGACGAATGCCCCGAGGGACGAGCGACGTGACGACGTCGAGCCTGGTACGCACCTACCAGAAGGAGGTGGAGCGGCAGAAGGCGATGGTTCGGAAGGCCACCATCGCGCAGCAGCGACTACTGTTCACCGTCAGTGCCCTGCAGGAGTTGTTCAAGGACGACAACTTCGTCAACTTGCTCCGTGCAGAGGGGCTGGACACACTGCCCAGGTACCTCG is drawn from Methylibium petroleiphilum PM1 and contains these coding sequences:
- a CDS encoding recombinase family protein is translated as MPSDAINEGQAQDAPRMRAAEYVRMSTEHQQYSTENQADKIREYAVRRGIDIIKTYADEGKSGLRIDGRQALQSLIRDVEAGTADFDIILVYDVSRWGRFQDADESAYYEYICRRAGIQVAYCAEQFENDGSPVSTIVKGVKRAMAGEYSRELSAKVFAGQCRLIELGYRQGGPAGYGLRRTLVDVKGEVKAELSRGEHKSLQTDRVILRPGPDEEVTIVNQIYRWFIDDGMYESEIAGRLNGMRVRTDLDREWTRATVREVLTNEKYVGHNVYNRVSFKLKKLRVVNPPEMWIRRDAAFPGVVPPDVFYTAQGIIRARAHRYTNEELIERLRGLYRNRGFLSGVVINETEDMPCAAVYAHRFGSLVRAYQLVGFTPDRDYRYVEINRALRRMHPDVLRQIEGQIAGLGGIVQRDAATDVLIVNGEFTVSIVLARCHEAAGMPNRWKIRLDSSLAPDISVAARLESGNQAVRDYYLLPKVDIGSSNISLAERNAAEFESYRFETLDYLYGMAARSRVRLAA
- a CDS encoding ParB/RepB/Spo0J family partition protein; translated protein: MSDSLPREIRQIPLDRIDVLNPRERNAKAFADIVANIKAIGLKKPIVVTPRPSDDGSDRYLLVCGEGRMKAFNALGQATIPALVVEVDDEDAFIMSLTENVARRQWRPLELLAGIEQLLARGYNPRQISVKTGLTFSYVQGIVSLIKGGEQRLLVAVEKGDVPLNAALAIVGAGDDDKAVQAALQEAYEAGTLRGRKLIDTRRVLERRSKLGRSIARRMPRGTSDVTTSSLVRTYQKEVERQKAMVRKATIAQQRLLFTVSALQELFKDDNFVNLLRAEGLDTLPRYLAERVWTDGRRT